A genomic stretch from Flavobacterium nitratireducens includes:
- the urtB gene encoding urea ABC transporter permease subunit UrtB: MGEFLPFLFNGLSISSILLLTAIGLSIVFGMMGVINFAHGEFIMIGCYSSYIVSLVFGSEGSWTTLAIAFLLSFLLSFGIGFLVEKFIIKRLYARPLDSILATWGVSLILQQIARNIFGSNNVNAPMPKILNNGWKITQNITLPYNRILIIFISVMVCLFVYYFIYKTPKGRILQSVMQNRSMAACIGINTKKADSFTFSFGCGLAGIAGICISMLGSIGPSTGQNYIIDTFLVVILGGIGGLRGSILGALLIGISSPFIESFTTSSMAKVIILCLVLVTLQYKPQGLSPMKDRTID, from the coding sequence ATGGGAGAATTTCTACCATTTTTATTTAATGGATTAAGTATCAGTTCAATTCTTTTACTTACAGCAATTGGATTGAGTATTGTTTTCGGGATGATGGGAGTCATCAATTTTGCTCATGGCGAATTTATAATGATTGGATGCTACAGCAGCTACATTGTGAGTTTAGTTTTTGGTAGTGAAGGTTCCTGGACTACATTAGCTATAGCCTTTTTACTCTCTTTTTTACTCTCTTTCGGGATAGGATTCCTAGTTGAAAAATTTATAATAAAAAGACTATATGCCAGACCTTTAGACAGCATTTTAGCTACCTGGGGAGTTAGTTTAATTCTGCAGCAAATAGCAAGAAACATCTTCGGGTCTAATAACGTAAATGCTCCGATGCCTAAAATACTAAACAACGGCTGGAAAATAACACAAAATATCACTCTGCCTTACAATAGGATTTTAATCATCTTTATATCTGTTATGGTATGTTTATTTGTATATTATTTTATATATAAAACCCCAAAAGGCAGAATTTTACAATCGGTAATGCAAAATCGTTCTATGGCCGCATGCATTGGTATCAATACAAAGAAAGCCGATTCCTTTACTTTTTCATTTGGTTGCGGTCTTGCCGGAATTGCCGGAATTTGTATTTCAATGCTTGGCTCCATCGGACCATCTACAGGTCAAAATTATATTATAGATACCTTCTTAGTAGTGATCCTGGGAGGAATAGGAGGCCTTAGAGGCTCTATTCTTGGAGCACTATTAATTGGAATCAGTAGCCCTTTTATAGAAAGCTTTACTACTTCGAGTATGGCCAAAGTGATTATTTTATGTTTAGTGCTTGTTACACTTCAATACAAACCTCAGGGACTATCTCCTATGAAAGACCGTACTATTGATTAA
- the urtC gene encoding urea ABC transporter permease subunit UrtC: protein MKQKTIFILSIALLVIIPIFVFSDFRLSLLSKFLVFSIVAISINLLWGYTGILSLGHGVYFALGGYAMAMYLKLQSQPLPDFMEWSGIETLPWFWKPFQYLPFALAMVIILPVTLSLLVGIPLFKSGTKGVYFTIISQAITLIMSILFVGQQGFTGGSNGITGFNGLFGLSLSDPILIKILYIITVLFLVAIYFIVKFMLKTHGGIIIKAIRDRETRLRFLGYQTDSFKILTLATSAAIAGVAGALFVPIVGIISPSIMSILMSTEFVIWVAIGGRATLLGPIVGAIIINYAKTSFSESMPEYWWYFYGFLFIAATIIVPKGIVGSLIEKNGSKK, encoded by the coding sequence ATGAAACAAAAAACAATCTTTATTTTATCAATTGCTTTATTGGTAATTATCCCAATATTTGTCTTCTCTGATTTCCGTCTTTCATTACTAAGTAAATTTTTAGTCTTTTCCATAGTTGCGATATCTATCAATCTTTTATGGGGTTATACCGGTATTTTGAGTCTTGGACATGGTGTTTATTTTGCATTAGGCGGATATGCTATGGCAATGTATCTGAAACTACAATCCCAGCCACTGCCTGATTTTATGGAATGGTCCGGAATAGAAACGTTACCCTGGTTCTGGAAACCATTTCAATACCTCCCTTTTGCTTTGGCTATGGTAATTATTTTACCTGTAACATTATCTTTACTGGTAGGAATTCCTCTTTTTAAATCAGGAACTAAAGGAGTATATTTTACCATCATTAGTCAGGCGATAACTTTAATCATGTCTATCCTCTTTGTAGGACAGCAAGGCTTCACCGGAGGTTCTAATGGGATCACTGGTTTTAACGGATTATTTGGCCTTTCATTGAGCGACCCGATTTTAATTAAAATATTATATATTATTACGGTTCTCTTTTTAGTTGCCATCTACTTTATTGTAAAATTCATGCTAAAAACACATGGAGGAATCATTATCAAAGCCATCAGAGACCGTGAAACAAGACTTAGGTTCTTAGGATATCAGACTGATTCATTTAAAATCCTTACACTTGCCACTTCAGCTGCAATAGCGGGTGTAGCAGGAGCCTTATTTGTTCCAATTGTTGGAATCATTTCTCCGTCTATAATGAGTATTTTAATGTCTACCGAATTTGTAATATGGGTAGCTATTGGTGGAAGAGCCACTTTACTAGGACCTATTGTAGGAGCCATAATTATCAATTATGCAAAAACAAGTTTTTCTGAGTCTATGCCAGAGTACTGGTGGTATTTCTATGGATTTCTTTTCATAGCCGCAACCATAATTGTTCCTAAAGGAATTGTAGGTAGCTTAATTGAAAAAAATGGTTCCAAAAAATAA
- a CDS encoding endonuclease domain-containing protein: MKPEILTYIHEKPIYRRSIGLLPYNKVLSDRARALRKAGVLSEVIFWRQVRNDTFWSVDFDRQRIIGSFIVDFYVKSLGLIIEIDGSSHNDKEEYDAVREEFFINLGLNVYRISDFRVKHDLDNVMKELENYIIQEFG; the protein is encoded by the coding sequence ATGAAACCTGAAATTCTTACTTATATTCATGAGAAACCTATTTACAGGAGAAGTATCGGATTATTGCCGTACAATAAAGTATTATCCGACAGAGCCAGGGCTTTGCGAAAAGCAGGAGTTTTGTCAGAAGTTATTTTTTGGAGACAAGTACGGAATGATACTTTTTGGTCTGTTGATTTTGACAGGCAGAGAATTATAGGTAGTTTTATTGTTGATTTTTATGTAAAATCTCTCGGTTTGATTATAGAAATTGATGGTTCGAGTCATAATGATAAAGAGGAATATGATGCTGTGAGAGAGGAGTTTTTTATTAATTTAGGATTGAATGTTTACAGGATTTCTGATTTTAGAGTGAAACACGATTTAGATAATGTGATGAAAGAATTAGAGAATTATATTATTCAGGAATTCGGTTGA
- a CDS encoding 2-oxoglutarate dehydrogenase E1 component, with amino-acid sequence MDRFSFLNAAHTEFFAQLYDQYLENPDSIEPSWRSFFQGFDFGMETYNDENPIQYSREVAPAASVSSSSVDNSAISEHLQKEFKVVKLIDGYRSRGHLFTKTNPVRERRTFSPTLDIENFGLSSADLNTTFDAAKILGLPPSTLSQIISNLKTVYCQHIGIEYMYIRRPEIVDWIQDRLNINENRPTFTADEKKGILNKLNQAVSFENFLHTKYVGQKRFSLEGGESIIPALDALIERAAEKGVEQFVMGMAHRGRLNVLANIFGKSTQDIFSEFDGKDYDQEYFDGDVKYHLGLTADKITKSGKKININLAPNPSHLETVGAVIEGITRAKQDKYFPNDFSKVLPIAVHGDAAIAGQGILYEIIQMAQLDGYKTGGTIHIVINNQVGFTTNYLDARSSTYCTDVAKVTLSPVLHVNADDAESVVHAMQFALDFRMQFGRDVFIDLLGYRKYGHNEGDEPRFTQPVLYKIIAKHRNPRDIYAEKLLSEGIIDANLVSTLEKEYKDDLDHNLEASRKKDLTIITPFMQDEWKGFKQVSDDVMLQKVDTKVDRATLDSIINTISSLPEDKKFINKIRKIVTDRKVGYDNNTLDWGTAEALAYGTLLTEGFDIRISGQDVERGTFSHRHAVVKVEDSEEEVVLLDAIENKKGNFRIFNSFLSEYGVLGFDYGYALANPNSLTIWEAQFGDFSNGAQIMIDQYISCGEDKWNNQNGLVMLLPHGYEGQGAEHSSARMERYLQLCARHNMYVADCTTPANFFHLLRRQMKTDYRKPLVVFSPKSLLRDPRCVSTVEELTNGEFQETIDDTTVNKKEVKTLVFCTGKFYYDIVAERENNGRNDVAVVRIEQLFPLPVEQLKAIIAQYPNADDYVWAQEEPKNMGAYTYMLANFDLVKWRLASLKAYSAPAAGSYTRAKRRHADAIRMVFDKNLFR; translated from the coding sequence ATGGATAGGTTTTCATTTTTAAATGCAGCGCATACCGAATTTTTCGCTCAATTATACGATCAATATTTAGAAAATCCAGATAGCATCGAGCCTAGCTGGAGAAGTTTTTTTCAAGGTTTCGATTTTGGAATGGAAACGTATAATGACGAAAATCCAATTCAATACAGCAGAGAAGTAGCTCCAGCAGCTTCAGTATCTTCAAGTTCTGTGGATAATAGCGCTATTTCAGAGCACCTTCAAAAAGAATTTAAAGTCGTAAAACTTATCGATGGATACCGTTCAAGAGGGCATTTGTTTACTAAAACAAATCCCGTTAGAGAACGTAGAACTTTTTCTCCAACACTTGATATAGAAAATTTCGGACTGTCTTCAGCTGATTTGAATACCACTTTTGATGCAGCCAAAATTTTAGGTTTACCACCTTCAACTTTGTCTCAAATTATTAGTAATTTAAAAACAGTTTATTGTCAGCATATTGGTATCGAGTATATGTATATTCGTAGACCAGAAATTGTAGACTGGATTCAAGATCGTTTAAATATCAACGAAAACCGTCCAACATTTACTGCTGATGAGAAAAAGGGAATTTTAAATAAATTAAACCAAGCGGTTTCTTTCGAGAACTTCTTGCATACAAAATACGTAGGTCAAAAACGTTTCTCTCTTGAAGGAGGAGAATCGATTATTCCAGCTTTGGACGCTTTGATTGAAAGAGCTGCCGAAAAAGGTGTAGAACAATTCGTAATGGGAATGGCTCACCGTGGTCGTTTGAACGTTTTGGCGAATATCTTTGGTAAATCGACTCAAGATATCTTCAGCGAGTTTGACGGAAAAGACTACGATCAGGAGTATTTTGACGGCGACGTAAAATACCACTTAGGACTTACAGCTGACAAAATCACTAAGTCAGGTAAAAAAATCAACATTAACTTAGCACCAAACCCTTCTCACCTTGAGACTGTAGGTGCGGTTATTGAAGGAATTACCAGAGCAAAACAAGATAAATATTTCCCAAATGATTTCTCTAAAGTGTTGCCTATCGCTGTTCACGGTGATGCTGCAATTGCAGGACAAGGGATTCTTTATGAAATCATTCAAATGGCTCAGTTAGATGGTTATAAAACAGGTGGAACAATTCACATTGTTATTAATAACCAAGTTGGATTTACAACTAACTATTTAGATGCTCGTTCATCAACTTATTGTACGGACGTTGCCAAAGTAACTTTGTCGCCAGTATTACACGTAAATGCGGATGATGCTGAGTCTGTTGTTCACGCTATGCAATTTGCATTGGATTTCAGAATGCAATTTGGACGTGACGTTTTCATCGATTTATTAGGTTATAGAAAATACGGTCACAACGAAGGTGATGAACCTCGTTTTACACAACCAGTATTATATAAAATTATTGCTAAGCACAGAAATCCAAGAGATATTTATGCTGAAAAATTATTATCGGAAGGAATCATTGATGCTAATTTAGTGTCAACTTTAGAGAAGGAATACAAAGACGACTTAGATCATAATTTAGAAGCTTCTCGTAAAAAAGATTTGACTATCATCACTCCGTTTATGCAGGATGAATGGAAAGGATTTAAGCAGGTTTCTGACGATGTAATGTTACAAAAAGTAGATACAAAAGTAGATAGAGCTACTTTGGATTCTATTATTAATACCATTTCTTCTTTACCGGAAGATAAAAAATTCATTAACAAGATTAGAAAAATTGTTACTGATCGTAAAGTAGGTTATGACAACAATACGTTAGATTGGGGTACAGCCGAAGCCTTAGCTTATGGTACTTTATTAACCGAAGGATTTGATATTCGTATTTCAGGACAAGACGTAGAGCGTGGAACTTTCTCTCACCGTCATGCGGTAGTAAAAGTAGAAGATTCTGAAGAAGAAGTAGTATTGTTAGATGCTATCGAAAACAAAAAAGGGAACTTCCGTATTTTCAACTCATTCTTATCGGAATATGGAGTATTAGGATTTGATTATGGTTATGCATTAGCTAATCCAAATTCTTTGACAATCTGGGAAGCACAATTTGGGGATTTCTCAAATGGTGCCCAAATTATGATTGACCAATACATCTCTTGTGGAGAAGATAAATGGAACAATCAAAACGGTTTGGTAATGTTATTACCTCACGGATATGAAGGGCAAGGTGCTGAGCACTCTTCGGCACGTATGGAGCGTTACTTACAATTATGTGCACGTCACAATATGTATGTTGCCGACTGTACAACTCCGGCTAACTTCTTCCACTTGTTAAGAAGACAAATGAAAACAGATTACCGTAAACCATTGGTAGTATTCTCTCCAAAAAGTTTATTACGTGATCCAAGATGTGTATCTACAGTTGAAGAATTAACAAACGGAGAATTCCAAGAAACTATAGACGATACAACAGTAAACAAAAAAGAGGTGAAAACTTTGGTTTTCTGTACAGGTAAATTCTACTATGATATCGTTGCCGAAAGAGAAAACAACGGACGTAATGATGTTGCAGTTGTTCGTATCGAGCAATTATTCCCATTACCTGTTGAGCAATTAAAAGCGATTATTGCACAATATCCAAATGCAGATGATTATGTTTGGGCTCAGGAAGAACCTAAAAACATGGGAGCTTACACGTATATGTTGGCTAACTTTGATCTGGTTAAATGGAGATTAGCTTCATTAAAAGCGTATTCAGCACCAGCAGCGGGAAGTTATACAAGAGCTAAACGCCGTCATGCTGATGCCATCAGAATGGTATTTGATAAAAATTTATTTAGATAA
- the urtA gene encoding urea ABC transporter substrate-binding protein encodes MRKIILTFTALALFASCKKNGSSESNEGGETIKVGILHSLSGTMAISETDCKNATLLAIEEINAAGGVLGKKIEPIVEDGASDWPTFTEKATKLIDQDIVKAVFGCWTSSSRKAVLPVFETKNNLLFYPVQYEGMEASKNIIYTGAAPNQQILPAVDYLIKEGKKKFFLVGSDYVFPRTANKIIKAKLKKEGYEVVGEEYAPLGHTDFSSIVQKIKNSGADAVLNTINGDSNIGFFKQMKSNGLVAPAVTCMSFSIAEVELKGIGVDIMKDQLTAWNYFMSTKGEANEKFIKAYQAKYGADKVTDDPIEAAYFGVYIWAEAVKKAKSFEPAEVQKAIGGVSFDAPEGKVSIDPVTNHTIKNFMIGKANDKGQFDIMYQSPEMIKADPFPSIATTKKVIAPGNIQ; translated from the coding sequence ATGAGAAAAATCATTTTGACATTTACGGCTTTAGCATTATTTGCTTCATGTAAAAAAAACGGTTCTTCTGAAAGCAACGAAGGCGGCGAAACAATAAAAGTAGGTATTCTACATTCTTTATCCGGAACAATGGCGATTTCCGAAACAGACTGTAAAAACGCTACCCTTTTAGCAATAGAAGAAATTAATGCCGCAGGAGGTGTTTTAGGAAAAAAAATTGAGCCAATCGTAGAAGATGGTGCTTCAGACTGGCCAACATTTACCGAAAAAGCTACAAAATTAATCGATCAGGACATAGTAAAAGCTGTTTTTGGATGCTGGACTTCATCTAGCAGAAAAGCTGTTTTGCCGGTTTTTGAAACTAAAAACAACCTTTTATTCTATCCTGTTCAGTACGAAGGAATGGAAGCTTCCAAAAATATAATATATACTGGAGCAGCTCCTAACCAACAAATCCTTCCTGCTGTGGATTATTTAATTAAAGAAGGAAAGAAAAAATTCTTCTTAGTAGGTTCAGATTATGTTTTCCCAAGAACAGCTAACAAAATTATCAAAGCCAAACTTAAAAAAGAAGGCTATGAAGTTGTAGGAGAAGAATATGCTCCACTGGGACATACTGATTTTTCCTCTATAGTTCAAAAAATCAAAAACTCAGGTGCCGATGCTGTATTGAATACTATTAATGGTGATAGTAACATTGGTTTCTTCAAACAAATGAAATCTAACGGATTAGTTGCTCCGGCTGTAACCTGCATGTCATTCTCAATTGCCGAGGTAGAATTAAAAGGAATTGGTGTAGATATTATGAAAGACCAATTAACTGCCTGGAACTATTTCATGAGTACGAAAGGAGAGGCAAACGAAAAATTCATTAAAGCTTATCAGGCTAAATATGGTGCCGACAAAGTTACCGATGACCCTATTGAGGCTGCTTACTTTGGAGTATATATCTGGGCTGAGGCAGTTAAAAAAGCAAAATCATTTGAACCTGCAGAGGTACAAAAAGCTATTGGAGGAGTTAGCTTTGACGCACCTGAAGGAAAAGTATCAATTGACCCTGTTACAAATCACACAATTAAAAACTTCATGATTGGTAAAGCAAACGACAAAGGTCAATTTGACATTATGTATCAATCACCTGAAATGATTAAAGCCGACCCTTTCCCTAGCATTGCAACAACTAAAAAAGTTATTGCTCCGGGAAACATTCAATAA
- a CDS encoding ATP-binding cassette domain-containing protein has product MNKKLHRLVDPIIGMYDVEVNFDGYKALNNINIDFPAKGVQFIIGPNGAGKTTILDAICGRVKTSKGKIIYKGDAHIQNNKPENIVHMGISRKFQNPTIFNTQTVYENMKLALISGKKTIWYLFNYKISGEQEAIIDETLEKLNLLEYKYVISGSLSHGQKQWLEIAMSIINQPELLLVDEPIAGMSPNERDKTGELLTQIAEERTVFVVEHDMKFVSNFSTSVLVMHEGMIIDRGTFDQIVNNQQVIEIYLGRQK; this is encoded by the coding sequence ATGAATAAGAAATTACACAGATTAGTAGACCCAATTATAGGTATGTATGATGTTGAAGTTAATTTTGATGGTTACAAAGCATTAAATAACATTAACATTGATTTCCCTGCTAAAGGTGTCCAATTTATTATTGGCCCTAATGGAGCTGGAAAAACTACCATTTTGGATGCCATTTGCGGAAGAGTAAAAACATCTAAAGGAAAAATTATTTATAAAGGTGATGCCCATATCCAAAACAATAAACCGGAAAACATTGTACATATGGGAATTAGCCGGAAATTTCAAAACCCAACTATTTTTAATACACAAACGGTTTATGAAAATATGAAACTCGCCCTGATTTCAGGAAAAAAGACAATTTGGTATCTCTTTAATTATAAAATATCTGGTGAGCAGGAAGCAATTATAGACGAAACACTTGAAAAGCTAAATTTATTAGAATATAAATATGTCATTAGTGGTTCATTGTCACACGGACAAAAACAATGGTTAGAAATTGCCATGTCTATTATTAATCAACCGGAATTACTGTTAGTAGACGAACCTATTGCCGGAATGTCTCCTAATGAACGCGATAAAACCGGCGAATTACTTACTCAAATTGCCGAAGAAAGAACCGTTTTTGTGGTAGAGCACGACATGAAATTTGTAAGCAATTTTTCGACATCCGTTCTTGTTATGCACGAAGGAATGATTATTGACCGGGGCACATTTGATCAAATTGTAAACAACCAACAAGTGATTGAAATTTATCTGGGAAGACAAAAATAA
- a CDS encoding polyprenyl synthetase family protein, with protein sequence MHAVSQYQEFVAEYLQSQLVIKEPKNLYEPIHYILGLGGKRIRPVLTLMSAEIFDVSYEKALPAALAVEVFHNFSLVHDDIMDDAPLRRGNTTVHEKWDINTGILSGDAMLILAYQYFEKFEPVIFRDLAKLFSKTALEVCEGQQWDVDFESRNDVTIPEYLKMIEYKTAVLVAAAMKMGAIIAETSEENANLIYDFGLNLGIAFQLQDDYLDAFGDPETFGKQVGGDIIENKKTYLYLKGMEFANGVDKQELADLFSVQMEENEAKIAQVKEIFLNSGAAKATQKAIEAYTFKAFETLEKMDINSEKKNILRVFGEGLMGRKV encoded by the coding sequence ATGCACGCCGTAAGTCAGTATCAGGAATTTGTAGCCGAATATCTTCAATCACAGTTAGTGATAAAAGAACCGAAAAATTTATACGAACCTATACATTATATATTGGGTCTTGGAGGGAAAAGAATTCGTCCGGTTTTAACTTTGATGAGTGCAGAAATCTTTGATGTTTCTTATGAGAAAGCTTTACCCGCTGCTTTAGCGGTAGAGGTTTTTCATAATTTTTCTTTAGTTCATGATGATATTATGGACGATGCGCCTTTGCGAAGAGGAAATACAACAGTGCATGAAAAGTGGGATATCAATACAGGAATTTTGTCCGGCGATGCGATGCTGATTTTGGCGTATCAGTATTTTGAAAAATTCGAGCCCGTTATTTTTAGGGATTTGGCTAAGTTGTTTAGTAAGACAGCTTTAGAGGTATGTGAAGGTCAGCAATGGGATGTGGATTTTGAATCCAGAAATGATGTGACTATTCCTGAGTATTTAAAAATGATCGAATATAAAACTGCTGTTCTTGTAGCTGCGGCTATGAAAATGGGGGCAATTATTGCGGAAACTTCAGAGGAAAATGCAAACTTGATTTACGATTTTGGTTTGAATCTGGGAATAGCATTTCAGTTACAAGATGATTATTTGGATGCTTTTGGAGATCCGGAAACTTTCGGTAAACAAGTTGGCGGTGATATTATAGAGAACAAAAAGACTTATTTGTATCTGAAAGGGATGGAGTTTGCTAATGGAGTTGATAAACAGGAACTGGCTGATTTGTTTTCGGTTCAAATGGAGGAAAATGAAGCTAAAATTGCGCAGGTAAAAGAGATCTTTCTAAATTCAGGTGCGGCAAAAGCAACACAAAAAGCTATTGAAGCATATACTTTTAAAGCATTCGAAACTTTGGAAAAAATGGATATAAATTCTGAAAAGAAAAATATTCTAAGAGTCTTTGGAGAAGGGTTGATGGGACGCAAGGTATAA
- the odhB gene encoding 2-oxoglutarate dehydrogenase complex dihydrolipoyllysine-residue succinyltransferase: MILEMKVPSPGESIKEVEIATWLVKDGDYVEKDQAIAEVDSDKATLELPAEASGIITLKAEEGDAVAVGAVVCHIDTAAAKPSGSVPAAAPAAAPVAEAPKAAPVPAAPAAPAATYATGTPSPAAKKILDEKNIAPATVTGTGKGGRITKDDAVNAVPSMGTPTGGSRGIERTKLSMLRRKVAERLVSAKNETAMLTTFNEVNMTPINQLRNEYKDAFKAKHGGVGLGYMSFFTKAVTRALELFPDVNSMMDGDHKIGFDFCDISIAVSGPKGLMVPVVRNAENLTFRGIEAEIKRLALRARDGQITVDDMTGGTFTITNGGVFGSMLSTPIINPPQSGILGMHNIIERPIAVNGKVEIHPMMYIALSYDHRIIDGRESVGFLVAVKEALENPVELLCGGNPKKAFEL, encoded by the coding sequence ATGATTTTAGAAATGAAAGTCCCATCACCAGGGGAATCTATAAAAGAAGTTGAGATTGCAACTTGGTTAGTAAAAGACGGAGATTATGTTGAAAAAGATCAAGCTATTGCTGAGGTAGATTCAGACAAAGCTACTTTAGAATTACCTGCTGAGGCAAGTGGTATTATCACTTTAAAAGCAGAAGAGGGTGATGCAGTAGCAGTAGGAGCAGTAGTTTGTCATATTGATACTGCAGCAGCTAAACCATCAGGTTCAGTTCCAGCAGCGGCTCCGGCAGCAGCACCAGTTGCTGAGGCACCAAAAGCAGCTCCTGTACCAGCGGCTCCTGCAGCACCAGCAGCTACTTATGCTACAGGAACTCCATCTCCAGCAGCTAAAAAAATATTAGATGAGAAAAACATCGCGCCTGCAACTGTAACAGGAACAGGAAAAGGTGGAAGAATCACTAAAGATGATGCAGTAAACGCTGTTCCATCTATGGGAACTCCTACAGGAGGAAGCCGTGGAATCGAGCGTACTAAATTGTCTATGTTACGTCGTAAAGTAGCGGAGCGTTTGGTTTCTGCTAAAAACGAAACTGCGATGTTAACTACTTTCAATGAAGTAAACATGACACCTATCAACCAATTGCGTAATGAATACAAAGATGCATTCAAAGCAAAACATGGTGGTGTAGGTTTAGGATATATGTCATTCTTTACAAAAGCGGTAACAAGAGCTTTAGAATTGTTCCCTGATGTAAACTCGATGATGGACGGTGATCACAAAATTGGATTTGATTTCTGTGATATCTCTATCGCAGTGTCTGGACCAAAAGGATTAATGGTTCCTGTTGTTCGTAACGCTGAGAATTTAACTTTCCGTGGAATTGAGGCTGAAATCAAAAGATTGGCTTTAAGAGCTCGTGATGGTCAAATTACTGTTGATGATATGACTGGTGGTACTTTTACAATCACTAACGGTGGTGTATTTGGTTCTATGTTGTCTACTCCAATCATCAATCCTCCACAGTCTGGAATTCTTGGAATGCACAACATTATCGAGCGTCCTATCGCTGTAAACGGTAAGGTTGAAATCCACCCAATGATGTACATCGCTTTATCTTATGACCACAGAATTATCGACGGTCGTGAGTCAGTAGGTTTCTTAGTTGCTGTTAAAGAAGCTTTAGAAAACCCTGTTGAATTGCTTTGTGGTGGAAACCCTAAAAAAGCATTTGAATTGTAA
- a CDS encoding ATP-binding cassette domain-containing protein, which produces MLEIKNLTAGYSDETAAIHDINIKVPKNEICSIIGSNGAGKTTLLKSIMGLLPSSNGEIIFEGKEISKLDSETISQMGIGYVPQGRMIFPYLTVEENMLLGCEVRKMNLKKALEVGYDYFPDLKGISKRKGGMLSGGQQQQLAIARMLVIDPKMIILDEPAEGIQPNVVQEIGRILKKITSELSVSVLLVEQFVGFALELSNSYYFLQGGQITKEGLITNENRASVIESIKL; this is translated from the coding sequence ATGTTAGAAATAAAAAATTTGACCGCCGGATATTCAGATGAAACCGCAGCCATTCACGACATCAACATTAAGGTACCTAAAAATGAAATTTGTTCTATAATTGGTAGTAATGGAGCCGGAAAAACAACACTTCTTAAATCTATCATGGGATTACTGCCTTCATCTAATGGTGAGATCATTTTTGAGGGAAAAGAAATCTCTAAATTAGATTCAGAAACCATTTCTCAAATGGGAATTGGTTACGTACCCCAAGGAAGAATGATTTTCCCATATTTGACTGTAGAAGAAAACATGTTATTAGGCTGCGAAGTACGAAAAATGAATTTAAAAAAAGCTCTTGAAGTGGGCTATGATTATTTTCCTGACTTAAAAGGAATAAGTAAACGAAAAGGAGGAATGCTCAGTGGTGGACAACAACAACAACTTGCCATTGCTAGAATGCTCGTTATAGATCCAAAAATGATTATACTGGACGAACCTGCTGAAGGAATTCAGCCTAATGTTGTTCAGGAAATTGGCAGAATATTAAAAAAAATTACTTCAGAGCTTAGTGTATCTGTTCTTTTAGTTGAACAATTTGTTGGTTTTGCTCTTGAGTTATCAAACTCCTACTACTTTCTTCAAGGCGGGCAAATAACAAAAGAAGGCCTTATTACAAATGAAAACAGAGCATCGGTTATAGAGAGTATCAAACTATAA
- a CDS encoding YceI family protein produces MKTKWKINSKQSDVLIRMKHSIIAYLGGTINNFQGHANFNNNEIEDATIAFSLDVKNRESKLEQFSNYLKLNDFFDVNQYPTISFKSTSFQKINKNINFLKGDLTIKNITKSVELDVEVIEREYINGEQKLAVELTADINRKDFGLAYNSFNSNNGLSIGQDIKLVANVEFSI; encoded by the coding sequence ATGAAAACAAAATGGAAAATTAATTCGAAGCAATCCGATGTTTTAATTAGAATGAAACACTCAATAATTGCCTATTTAGGAGGAACAATCAACAATTTTCAAGGTCATGCCAATTTTAATAACAATGAAATCGAAGATGCCACTATCGCTTTTTCACTGGACGTAAAAAACAGAGAATCAAAACTGGAACAATTTAGCAACTATTTAAAACTAAATGATTTTTTTGACGTAAACCAATACCCAACAATTAGTTTTAAATCGACTTCTTTTCAAAAAATTAACAAGAACATCAATTTTTTAAAAGGAGACTTAACTATAAAAAACATAACTAAATCAGTTGAACTAGATGTGGAAGTTATAGAAAGAGAATATATAAATGGGGAGCAAAAACTTGCGGTTGAACTCACTGCCGACATTAATAGAAAAGATTTTGGACTAGCCTATAATTCATTCAACAGCAACAACGGACTTAGTATAGGTCAAGATATAAAACTAGTAGCTAATGTAGAATTTAGTATTTAA